The Sphingopyxis sp. TUF1 genome segment AGCGCGGGCTAGTCGTCAGTTTCTCGGCGCGGCCGTAAGGCCCACGCGCCGCACCCTTCATCCAGTCGCCGAGAAGCGTCAGATAGCCGTCGGTGATGCGCGTATAGGACCGCTTGCCATCAGGGCCGGTGGTGAATTCGATCATGCCGTGATCGGTGCCGGGAAAGAGATAGACGTCGATGGGTTTTCCCGCCGCCTGCAAATCGGCCAGCGCGGCGCGCGTCGTTTCGATCGGCGCTTCGCGATCCTCCCCCGCGAGCACCCACAAAAGCGGGGTACGAAGCCGGCGTAGCGCGGCGACCGCGTCGTAATCCCAGATCAGCTCGAGGCTGTCGAAACGCGGACGTCCGATGCGCCGCAACTCGGCATTGGGCGTCCGCAGGATCGTCCCGCTGTGCTCGCCTTGGATCTGCGCGGCCCACGGCTTGTCCGCAAGCGCGGCGCGTGCAGCGTCGAGATCGGAATAGCCGTCCTTGAAGCTCGACAGCAGCAGCTTGGCCGTCGCCGCCGAGAGGTTGTTCACCAGCGTTTCCGCATCCTTGCCCAGCCCCGCCGCGCGCACTTCGGAAATCATCTGCTCGCGGTCTTCCTCGATCGGCGATGCGACGAGGCCGAAACCAACCGCGACGAAATCGGCGGGGGTCAGCGTCGCGGCAAGCGGAGCGACCCATCCACCCTGACTGCCGCCAAAAAAACCTGCGCGTCCGGTGCGTCCCGGCAACATCGCGCGCGCTTGGTTGAGCGCGGCGGCGGCATCGCTCGCGAGCAGTTCGAAATTCTGCGTGTATTCGCCCTCCGACGCGCCGGTGCCGCGCTTGTCATAGACGAAGACTGACAGGCCTTGCGCCGCCATCGCATAGCCATAGAGGCCGCCGATCGGCGATGTGCGCTCGGAGCCGTGGACCATCACCACGAGCGGTCGCTGCGGGTCGGCGCCCGGCGGTTCGATCAACATGCCCGCCAGCTTGGACCCGGCACT includes the following:
- a CDS encoding alpha/beta hydrolase family protein — its product is MIRKLLAFALAATLAQPALAQEACQPGAYRNADGDFVALAKSAVNPAGGLRYLFRDGRRGGTGDADAPLDCTPDAVRLREGAEAKTWARVAFRETPATFGSAGSKLAGMLIEPPGADPQRPLVVMVHGSERTSPIGGLYGYAMAAQGLSVFVYDKRGTGASEGEYTQNFELLASDAAAALNQARAMLPGRTGRAGFFGGSQGGWVAPLAATLTPADFVAVGFGLVASPIEEDREQMISEVRAAGLGKDAETLVNNLSAATAKLLLSSFKDGYSDLDAARAALADKPWAAQIQGEHSGTILRTPNAELRRIGRPRFDSLELIWDYDAVAALRRLRTPLLWVLAGEDREAPIETTRAALADLQAAGKPIDVYLFPGTDHGMIEFTTGPDGKRSYTRITDGYLTLLGDWMKGAARGPYGRAEKLTTSPR